A genomic region of Limnohabitans curvus contains the following coding sequences:
- the infA gene encoding translation initiation factor IF-1 produces the protein MAKEEMIEMKGVVTEVLPDSRYRVTLENGHSLIAYTAGKMRLHRIRIIEGDKVTVELSPYDMNKARVTFRHIEGKGPGPAVKRRF, from the coding sequence ATGGCAAAAGAAGAAATGATCGAAATGAAGGGTGTCGTGACCGAGGTCTTGCCCGACTCTCGCTACCGCGTCACCCTGGAAAACGGTCACTCACTGATCGCATACACCGCCGGCAAAATGCGCCTGCACCGCATCCGCATCATCGAAGGCGACAAAGTCACGGTCGAACTGTCTCCCTACGACATGAACAAAGCCCGTGTGACTTTCCGTCACATCGAAGGCAAGGGCCCAGGCCCAGCGGTCAAACGCCGCTTCTAA
- a CDS encoding VOC family protein: protein MISHTCIGTNDLSRAAAFYDALFALISGKRFFEMDRGIGWGIQPGQPMFSVLTPFDGQPATVGNGNMVALTVASQDLVHALHAKALELGGTDEGAPGLRGGGYYGCYFRDLDGNKIAAFCAQH from the coding sequence ATGATCAGTCACACCTGCATCGGTACCAATGATTTGTCCCGCGCAGCTGCGTTTTACGACGCTTTGTTTGCGCTGATCAGCGGCAAACGTTTCTTTGAAATGGACCGAGGCATCGGTTGGGGCATCCAGCCTGGCCAACCGATGTTCAGCGTCCTTACCCCTTTTGATGGTCAGCCCGCAACCGTGGGCAATGGCAATATGGTGGCCTTGACGGTCGCAAGCCAAGACCTCGTCCACGCCTTGCACGCCAAAGCCCTAGAACTGGGTGGCACTGACGAAGGTGCACCTGGCCTGCGCGGCGGTGGTTATTACGGCTGTTATTTCCGTGATTTAGATGGCAATAAGATTGCCGCATTTTGCGCGCAACACTAA
- a CDS encoding FMN-binding negative transcriptional regulator codes for MYLPQQFNAKDEGHALALMRAHPFASLISVDDAGFPCVTHIPLHLGMVHP; via the coding sequence GTGTACCTGCCCCAGCAGTTCAATGCCAAAGATGAGGGACATGCGCTCGCTCTTATGCGGGCGCATCCGTTTGCAAGCCTCATCAGTGTGGACGACGCGGGTTTCCCGTGCGTCACGCACATCCCCCTTCATTTGGGGATGGTGCACCCATGA